CGTGGAAAGTCTACGCGATGAGCCAACCACCTCCACGCCTCAGAAAGCCCCGCGTACTCAGGTAAtgtaaaatggtcaaaatatcttAAACATAATTTGGCTTagttgttgtttgttttgtgtaaTTACGGTAAACATACTACGTAGAGTAGAGAGGTACAGAGAGCATATTACTGAGAACAGTGTTTCACCAAACATTCGCCACAGATTCAACACCGGTCACCacatattgttttgttttttatttttttaacgcCATTTAAAACATGTAGCGTATTCGTTCAGCTGCATTTACTTTCCCTGCTCTCCTGTCTCTCTGTCACTCacgcgtttcacacacacacacacacacacgtcacTCATgcgtttctttctctctctctctcacacacacacacgtcacTCACGCgtttcttacacacacacacacacacacacacacacgtcacTCACGCgtttcttacacacacacacgttctcTTGGTGTAAGTCTATGTGTGAGCTCTCTCCCTAGTCGTAACCCTGTGTAACTCTTACATATCTGATTTTTCACTGAATTATCTGCACTTGACATgatatacaataaaactatcacttgtatttaaaatcaaaacagCGCTCATAACGCAACAATACATTGATGAGAAAAGCCACCGCAGTAAATGCTGATCACCTCAtatatcatatatgtgtgtgtgtgtgtgtgtgcatgtaatAAATTGACAATGATTTAAATTCATTACCTTCTTTTagataaaaattaaaagatGTTTACACAGGCTATATCATGTATTATCTGTTTATCACTATATTATCTGTTTGGTATGGAGTGTTTACTGTGTTGTCTTTCTGCAGCAGAGAAACACAGGACCTTCAAGAAACCCAGCAGTGCTACTTTCAGAAGATATGAATATCAGCTTTTCCAGTATTGAGACTTTGGAAGCGACTCAAACCACCTACAAACCAGACACAGACTGTACCTCTTCCGCCAGCAGTGTCACAGACGTGGGAACTGCACAGATAAGCTGGCAGGAGAAAAAAGTTGTAGTGTCAGAGTCCAAGGTACTAGAACTGTTCAGATTCTGCCAAACATGTGCCACCATCATTGAAAAAAGAGAAGTGTCCTATCTTGGGTCCCAGATGAGGGTTAAGTGGGAGTGTGCAGAAGGTCACAGTGGAACTTGGACGTCATGTCCCTCTGAACGTGGAATGCCACAGTCTAACCTCCTTCTTGCTGCTGCCATACTATTTACTGGAAGCACATTCACCAAGTTGGAAGAGTGGGCCAAACTCATTAATCTACAGATCTTTAGCAGCAGCACATTCTACGACATACAAAACTCTTACTTGCATCCAGTCATTCAAGCTGAATTTGAGCTACAGAAAACCATTGTATTGGCGAAGTTGTTCATGGAGCAGCAAGATGGAAAAATGACACACCTTTCTTCTGATGGCCGGTCAGACAGCCCTGGGTTCAACGCAAAATACACATCTTACACTTTCATGGCTGACCCCGGCAGGGAAATTATCCATTCAGAGTTGGTCCAGGTACGTTACATGAATCAAAATTcaatcaataataataatcttattattattatttttatttttattattactataattttaagaagaagaagaagaatatattttatttgtatgtgcTCAAACTTTGTCACTTCTATCTCTTATTATGCCCTTTTTAGGTGACCGAGACCACAAGCTCAGGGGCTATGGAGACTGTTGCGCTCAGGCGTGGATTGGACCATCTACTTGACAACGGCCTACATGTGGAGGTCTTGGCAACTGATCGTTCCACGAGTGTCAAGAAAATAATGCGCGAGGAATATGAAGAGATCGATCATCAATTTGATATTTGGCACACTGCTAAGAGTGAGTACAATCTGCCACTATAAGTTAAAAGCTTGTGATGGGTATGTCGGTATAGCTGTTAACTAGGGATGCAcagatatggaaattttggccgataccgatttatatttgggggccgataaccgatatctataggccaataaatattcatattattttcacaatgaaaaactcgcagaccgcggacatcttctctttgcgctagactagcatactcttcttaagcccacAACAcatcatcttcgtgctatgtcacagaaagcaccaatcaaaactccacatggccagcaatgagcaagtgaagtggttcaacaaaccaaaataatccattatttatcggctttcatttatcggcctaattttgcta
The sequence above is a segment of the Misgurnus anguillicaudatus chromosome 1, ASM2758022v2, whole genome shotgun sequence genome. Coding sequences within it:
- the LOC141365633 gene encoding uncharacterized protein, with product MTRTCALCGCKDNKSRPPGVSFYSLPQRNPQLCAQWLTAINLPLDTPPTRYSKIRICSQHFCQEDFDYCFSAKFLGNAVSHAKKLKPGALPRNTTVSSSTLTESPSFDTDVESLRDEPTTSTPQKAPRTQQRNTGPSRNPAVLLSEDMNISFSSIETLEATQTTYKPDTDCTSSASSVTDVGTAQISWQEKKVVVSESKVLELFRFCQTCATIIEKREVSYLGSQMRVKWECAEGHSGTWTSCPSERGMPQSNLLLAAAILFTGSTFTKLEEWAKLINLQIFSSSTFYDIQNSYLHPVIQAEFELQKTIVLAKLFMEQQDGKMTHLSSDGRSDSPGFNAKYTSYTFMADPGREIIHSELVQVTETTSSGAMETVALRRGLDHLLDNGLHVEVLATDRSTSVKKIMREEYEEIDHQFDIWHTAKNIQSKLIAKSKKRACAALKPWIRSVRNHFWYSTAKAGGNVKICRPLYGLLYSLFHSSTVSLWKCQSE